In Candidatus Methanosphaera massiliense, the following are encoded in one genomic region:
- a CDS encoding C1 family peptidase, producing MTNNIVPETWYVMQVTNTITNNTRKIKITLNTLNTGKVIKYTLPTRQLIIQLSGTTKTYNIQDNLEYITTNLEDEITTKIDNQIVPSNTKLEPDFKSNNITVKPGSTIILTAHINKDITGKTCIKINDVTLKDENNLPLYIRPDNGLIQHKFTVPFTWTGIYKVTFVYGGNSKYQEKRININMTIASKNQTIEKTIISTKKNPIIESNDQIAIPGKTIILKAKINNDITGNITIKIDGTTISSVIINKGTIQYNYKVPTTWNNSYYTIKKVQYTYKGNSNYNAKTINTNLYIQQNNNTFDLRKYHLVTDVRDQGASGSCWAFGTYGALESNILKSLNKTIDLSENNIKNIISKNSYDGINREPNTGRSALSSISYLISWLGPIKENRDPYDEYSIFSPTLDPDLHIQNVIFVPDRKNCTDNNLIKEMILKYGAVETVIYAQFDGDNWYCNNPSLGTTHSVAIIGWDDNYSKNNFEYNGTRPEGNGAFIIKNSWGKNFDKKGYVYISYYDKTLAGINIQNNRNNYVFVLNDTVNYSNIYQNTKLSGDAIDLNYSSTVWVKNNYESLNNESIKAVGTFFLNPSNCTIYIYKNNKLQYIQNNTIKSIGYKTIELDSTIPLEKNDNITTVVKIQNIDNFPTYIVVQDLIESINKSYTNNSYISTNGNNWIPLSQYKYIACLNTYTIKTNQNIKVNTSLNNTTLEVTTKIISNNITNATINFYINNKLVKKITNIKINTITTNLNLSSIDSRNLTLCVQVINKNEIINQTLTIYKPGNYTKTQILTAANNFRNFVSNNNRLPNYVTVKEDKLSVNDFLYLTCKTLYNSSIITLNNNYFHTKTTTTTNCYYEQINKEDYLKIAKNIIESYEIYGTNPDKITYDTYNLSFEDAAYLFSGISQFEKTNSRLPNYATVRDYQVCYNRQSINITTASRTCYVNETITLIANFTYLNNHKVNGLNATFIIDGVTISTAPIINGVAKITYTPKTVKTSNLLIKTFRTTEYNSANTTATLNMIKKATKIISNSWIITNNTIVNITSTVKDANNHTITQGTLNYTMNNQKIGLSKIINGTSKLSFKVNTTGINKITITYNENDLCKGSNLTVYLRITENMKKYTYSQVLESAHWTKINIKNNKLPNNINITNENITTTDYLFLLCNLVTNNNTYYNGKFNNTTTYTTTSCTQTTINKTEYKSLANILLNSYKTIGKTPTIIKSNFGYLSYNDTIYLYTQIVDYLYQNKKLPETIKITSLTKTSCETPIDYNITIPCYTNITLPNVIKTNNTQYDKYIIKTGTNGIIKIPNTRIINITFTETNKTYTLSNKNITNSIHNLGKTACFITKDGKMNCSITYPSIKEGLLIYTQNDNIIIKYHNNLINNINQFSIISSAISKTYDNNSLPRINNSLYAEQMIINVNNKNRTKILFTEGINYDDTGLKYQIYKQTKQTANFETITYTKLMANYPRINYTTTKERVNYSSNKLLKNNLTEYILTQFQCNRLQISKQEKIKYQNSIYNKTIDTIQTYTATKIKINNTIIDEWINKNSTYKNNAIYQTFYKGLEFLYLADTFANTIEKITNTNTSWYRNTTTIILTYTNTNKLDLEVLDSSLAITIQTTNNTNKQSFENIIKIVIPLIYQQTMNYTEINLTDILENSNMSQVLYNFTESSPINNTPAPTVNGTEIIDSISDYSKSDLYKQWNKDENETILGFKLDSKWAQYEQMIGNVLITAGFILMPAIGPYSFPLIATGLFLDADGKGCFAQEYNMSRYGRVLIDTLNDYSFGELGVFGNVVFHGAITYVGESFLQATTGKTDEELGIDIFLNSLPSKSTMLDKNMVKSIKTVIKTDESKRTIIKILEGDYKINKENTIISLITSYVVANEKLGSKMLKDSLKILINHISPSENRSETLT from the coding sequence AATAAAGACATAACCGGAAAAACATGCATAAAAATAAATGATGTAACACTAAAAGATGAAAATAATCTCCCTTTATACATCAGACCAGATAATGGATTAATACAACATAAATTCACAGTACCATTCACATGGACAGGAATTTACAAAGTAACCTTTGTATATGGTGGAAACAGCAAATATCAGGAAAAAAGAATAAATATAAACATGACAATAGCATCAAAAAACCAAACAATAGAAAAAACAATAATTTCAACTAAAAAAAATCCAATAATAGAATCAAATGATCAAATAGCAATACCTGGAAAAACAATCATATTAAAAGCAAAAATAAACAACGATATAACTGGAAATATTACAATTAAAATAGATGGAACAACAATATCTTCAGTAATAATTAATAAAGGAACAATTCAGTATAACTATAAAGTTCCAACAACATGGAATAATTCCTATTATACTATAAAAAAAGTTCAATACACTTATAAGGGTAATTCAAATTATAATGCAAAAACAATCAATACTAACCTATATATACAACAAAACAACAACACATTCGACTTAAGGAAATATCATCTTGTAACTGATGTTAGAGATCAGGGAGCTAGTGGTAGTTGCTGGGCTTTTGGAACATACGGCGCACTAGAATCAAACATATTAAAATCATTAAATAAGACCATAGATTTATCTGAAAACAATATCAAAAATATTATAAGTAAAAATTCATACGATGGAATAAATAGGGAGCCTAACACTGGACGATCAGCATTAAGCAGTATTAGTTATCTCATAAGTTGGTTAGGACCAATAAAGGAAAACAGAGACCCCTACGATGAATACAGTATATTTTCACCAACATTAGACCCTGACTTACATATTCAAAATGTAATATTTGTACCAGACAGAAAAAATTGCACAGACAATAACCTAATTAAAGAAATGATTCTAAAATACGGTGCAGTAGAAACAGTAATCTATGCACAATTCGATGGAGATAACTGGTATTGTAATAATCCCTCATTAGGTACTACACACTCTGTAGCTATCATAGGATGGGATGATAATTATAGTAAAAATAACTTTGAATACAATGGTACTAGACCAGAGGGTAATGGAGCGTTCATAATAAAAAATAGTTGGGGTAAAAATTTCGACAAAAAAGGATATGTTTATATTTCATATTATGATAAAACACTTGCAGGAATAAACATACAAAACAATAGGAATAATTATGTATTTGTATTAAATGATACAGTTAATTATTCAAATATATACCAAAATACCAAGTTATCAGGTGATGCTATAGATTTAAATTATTCTAGTACTGTCTGGGTTAAAAATAATTATGAATCATTAAATAATGAAAGTATAAAAGCAGTGGGAACCTTTTTCCTCAATCCTTCAAATTGTACAATTTACATCTACAAAAATAATAAGCTTCAATACATACAAAATAACACGATAAAATCAATAGGCTATAAAACAATAGAATTAGATTCAACCATACCATTAGAAAAGAATGATAATATTACCACAGTCGTAAAAATACAAAATATTGATAATTTTCCTACATACATAGTAGTTCAGGATTTAATTGAATCAATAAACAAATCATATACTAATAATTCATATATAAGTACTAATGGTAATAATTGGATTCCGTTATCTCAATATAAATATATTGCATGTTTAAACACATATACCATAAAAACAAATCAGAATATCAAAGTTAATACAAGTTTAAATAACACAACATTAGAAGTAACAACAAAAATAATCTCAAATAACATAACAAATGCAACAATAAACTTCTATATAAATAATAAGCTAGTTAAAAAAATCACTAATATAAAAATAAATACAATAACGACTAATTTAAACTTAAGTTCAATAGATTCTAGAAATTTAACATTATGCGTTCAAGTAATAAACAAGAATGAAATAATAAATCAAACATTAACAATATATAAGCCAGGTAATTATACAAAAACACAAATACTTACTGCAGCAAATAATTTTAGAAATTTTGTTTCAAATAATAATAGATTACCTAACTATGTAACAGTAAAAGAAGATAAATTATCAGTAAATGATTTCCTATACTTAACATGTAAAACTTTATATAACAGCTCAATAATCACTTTAAATAATAATTATTTCCATACAAAAACTACAACCACGACAAACTGTTACTATGAACAAATTAACAAGGAGGATTACCTTAAAATTGCTAAAAATATAATAGAAAGTTATGAAATATATGGTACAAATCCTGATAAAATTACATATGATACTTATAATCTAAGCTTTGAGGATGCAGCCTACTTGTTTTCAGGAATTAGTCAATTTGAAAAAACTAATAGTAGACTTCCAAACTATGCAACTGTACGTGACTATCAAGTATGTTATAATCGACAATCAATAAACATTACTACAGCATCAAGAACATGTTATGTAAATGAAACAATAACACTAATTGCAAACTTCACATACCTAAATAATCATAAAGTAAATGGATTAAATGCAACATTTATCATAGATGGTGTGACAATAAGTACAGCACCTATAATTAATGGAGTAGCAAAAATAACATACACTCCAAAAACAGTGAAAACATCAAATCTATTGATAAAAACTTTTAGAACAACAGAATATAACTCTGCTAATACAACCGCTACTTTAAACATGATAAAAAAAGCAACAAAAATAATTTCAAATTCTTGGATAATAACAAACAATACAATAGTTAACATAACAAGTACAGTTAAGGATGCAAATAACCATACAATAACACAGGGTACATTAAATTATACAATGAACAATCAAAAAATAGGATTATCAAAAATAATAAATGGTACATCAAAATTATCATTCAAAGTAAATACGACTGGAATAAATAAAATAACTATAACATATAATGAAAATGATTTATGCAAGGGATCTAATTTAACTGTGTACTTAAGAATAACAGAAAACATGAAGAAATACACGTACAGCCAAGTTCTTGAAAGTGCTCATTGGACAAAAATAAATATTAAAAATAATAAACTACCAAATAATATAAACATAACAAATGAAAATATAACAACAACAGACTATCTATTCTTACTATGTAATCTAGTAACAAATAATAACACATATTACAATGGTAAATTCAATAATACAACAACATACACAACAACATCCTGCACACAAACCACAATAAATAAAACAGAATATAAATCACTGGCAAATATCCTATTAAACAGTTATAAAACAATAGGAAAAACTCCAACAATAATAAAAAGTAATTTTGGATATTTAAGTTACAATGATACTATATACTTATATACACAAATAGTCGATTATTTATACCAAAATAAAAAACTGCCTGAAACAATAAAAATAACAAGTCTAACAAAAACATCATGCGAAACACCAATTGACTATAATATTACAATACCCTGCTATACAAACATAACGTTGCCAAATGTGATAAAAACAAATAATACTCAATATGATAAATATATAATAAAAACAGGAACTAATGGAATAATCAAAATACCTAACACGAGAATAATAAACATTACCTTTACAGAAACAAACAAAACATACACCCTAAGTAATAAAAATATAACTAACTCTATTCATAATCTAGGAAAAACTGCATGTTTCATAACAAAAGATGGAAAAATGAATTGTAGCATAACCTATCCATCAATAAAAGAAGGATTACTAATATACACACAAAACGATAACATAATAATCAAATATCATAATAACTTAATAAACAACATAAACCAATTTAGCATCATATCTAGCGCAATAAGTAAAACATATGATAACAATAGTTTACCAAGAATTAATAATTCATTATATGCAGAACAAATGATTATAAATGTAAATAATAAAAATAGGACAAAAATACTATTTACAGAAGGAATTAACTACGATGACACAGGACTAAAATATCAAATATATAAACAAACAAAACAAACAGCAAACTTCGAAACAATAACATATACAAAACTAATGGCTAATTATCCAAGGATTAATTACACAACTACAAAGGAAAGAGTGAATTATTCCTCTAACAAATTACTTAAAAATAATCTTACAGAATATATTTTAACACAGTTCCAATGTAACAGACTACAAATATCTAAACAAGAAAAAATTAAATACCAGAATTCAATATACAATAAAACAATAGACACAATACAAACATATACAGCTACAAAAATAAAAATAAACAACACAATCATAGATGAATGGATAAATAAAAATTCAACATACAAAAACAATGCAATATACCAAACATTCTATAAAGGACTAGAATTCCTATACCTAGCAGATACATTTGCAAATACTATAGAAAAAATAACAAACACCAATACATCATGGTACAGAAACACAACAACAATAATATTAACATACACAAACACTAATAAACTAGACTTAGAAGTACTGGACTCCTCACTAGCAATAACAATACAAACAACAAACAACACGAATAAACAATCCTTTGAAAACATAATCAAAATAGTAATTCCATTAATATACCAACAAACCATGAATTACACGGAAATAAACCTAACAGACATATTAGAAAACTCAAACATGTCACAAGTATTATATAATTTCACGGAAAGCTCACCAATCAATAACACACCAGCACCCACAGTAAATGGAACAGAAATCATAGACAGCATTAGTGATTATAGTAAGAGTGATTTATATAAACAATGGAATAAAGATGAAAATGAAACCATACTAGGATTTAAATTAGATTCAAAATGGGCACAGTACGAGCAAATGATAGGTAATGTGCTAATCACAGCAGGATTTATATTAATGCCAGCAATAGGACCCTATTCTTTTCCATTAATTGCAACAGGACTATTCTTAGATGCTGATGGAAAAGGATGTTTTGCACAAGAATACAATATGAGTAGATATGGAAGAGTGCTGATAGATACACTTAATGATTATAGTTTTGGTGAATTAGGCGTATTTGGTAACGTAGTATTCCATGGGGCTATAACCTATGTCGGTGAATCATTTCTTCAAGCAACAACAGGGAAAACAGATGAAGAATTAGGAATAGATATATTCTTAAATTCTCTTCCTAGCAAATCAACAATGTTGGATAAAAACATGGTAAAAAGTATTAAAACTGTGATAAAAACAGATGAATCAAAAAGAACAATAATAAAAATTCTTGAAGGAGATTATAAAATTAATAAAGAAAATACTATAATATCCCTGATAACATCTTACGTAGTTGCTAATGAAAAGTTAGGATCTAAAATGTTAAAAGACTCATTAAAAATTCTGATTAATCATATCAGTCCTTCTGAGAATAGGAGCGAAACATTAACTTAA